The following are encoded in a window of Peromyscus eremicus chromosome 12, PerEre_H2_v1, whole genome shotgun sequence genomic DNA:
- the LOC131922486 gene encoding cytochrome P450 2J5-like — translation MLVYMTCKAWILLRSLSGPRKEKGGQIPFFHAMFSVPRISLWPGQSTTLGSGELPSSPSGGLAWGELGWLLPRLRTGSPQLWYSVFLKGSPIAQLAQTHGNVFTVWLGSTPIVVLSGFQAVKEALVSNSEQFSGRPLTPFFRDLFGEKGVICSNGHTWRQQRRFCLTTLRELGLGKQALELRLQHEAAELVKVFRQEQGRPFDPQAPIVRSTTRVIGALVFGHHLLSEEPIFLELIQAVNLGLAFASTIWRRLYDMFPWALRYLSGPHQKIFQYHEAVKGFIRHEIIRHKLRAPEAPKDFINCYLSQITKAMADPVSTFNEENLIQVVIDLFLGGTDTTATTLHWALIHLVHHGAVQERVQQELDEVLGTSQAVCYEDRERLPYTRAVLHEVQRLSSVVAVGAVRQCVTSTWMHGYYVPKGTIILPNLASVLYDPECWETPQQFNPGHFLDKDGNFVANEAFLPFSAGHRVCPGEQLARMELFLMFATLLRTFRFQLPEGSQGLRLEYVFGGTLQPQPQKIRAVLRLSSLSPREEGL, via the exons ATGTTAGTGTATATGACCTGCAAAGCCTGGATCTTGCTGAGGTCACTTTCAGGtcccaggaaggagaaagggggacaGATCCCCTTTTTCCATGCAATGTTCTCTGTACCCAGAATCTCCCTCTGGCCTGGGCAGAGCACGACCCTTGGCTCAGGCgagctcccttcctccccctcagGTGGGCTCGCCTGGGGAGAGCTTGGCTGGCTGCTGCCCAGATTGAGAACAGGGTCCCCACAGCTCTGGTACAGCGTCTTCCTGAAGGGGAGCCCCATCGCCCAG CTGGCTCAGACTCACGGCAACGTGTTCACTGTGTGGCTGGGTTCCACACCCATTGTAGTGCTCAGCGGCTTCCAGGCCGTGAAGGAGGCACTGGTCTCCAACTCAGAACAGTTCTCGGGGAGGCCCCTCACCCCATTCTTCCGAGACCTGTTTGGAGAAAAAG GTGTTATCTGCAGCAATGGGCATACGTGGCGGCAGCAGAGACGCTTTTGTCTGACGACTCTTCGAGAGCTGGGCCTTGGCAAGCAGGCGCTGGAACTGCGGCTGCAGCATGAGGCAGCAGAACTGGTTAAGGTGTTCCGCCAGGAGCAGG GCAGACCCTTCGACCCTCAGGCTCCTATTGTTCGATCCACAACGAGAGTGATCGGGGCCCTGGTGTTTGGCCATCACCTCCTCTCGGAGGAGCCCATCTTCCTGGAACTAATTCAAGCCGTCAACCTAGGCCTAGCCTTTGCCAGCACTATTTGGCGCCGG CTATACGACATGTTTCCCTGGGCCCTCCGCTACCTCTCAGGGCCCCACCAGAAGATATTTCAGTACCATGAGGCTGTGAAGGGCTTCATCCGCCATGAAATCATCAGGCACAAGCTCAGGGCACCTGAGGCCCCCAAGGATTTCATCAACTGCTACCTGTCACAAATCACCAAG GCCATGGCTGACCCTGTCTCCACATTCAACGAGGAGAACCTCATCCAAGTGGTGATTGACCTGTTTCTGGGCGGTACCGATACCACGGCTACCACACTGCACTGGGCACTCATACACCTGGTCCATCACGGAGCCGTCCAGG AGAGAGTGCAGCAGGAGCTGGACGAGGTCCTGGGCACTTCGCAGGCCGTCTGCTATGAGGACCGGGAACGGCTGCCCTACACCCGAGCTGTCCTCCACGAGGTGCAGCGTCTTAGCAGCGTTGTGGCTGTGGGTGCTGTGCGTCAGTGTGTGACTTCTACCTGGATGCACGGTTACTACGTGCCCAAG GGTACCATCATCTTGCCCAATCTGGCCTCTGTGCTGTATGACCCCGAGTGCTGGGAGACCCCTCAACAGTTCAACCCTGGCCACTTCCTAGACAAGGATGGAAACTTTGTGGCCAATGAGGCCTTCCTGCCCTTCTCTGCAG ggcaTCGGGTGTGTCCTGGGGAACAGCTGGCCCGAATGGAGCTCTTCCTGATGTTTGCTACCCTCCTCAGGACCTTCCGGTTTCAGTTACCAGAAGGGAGCCAGGGCCTCAGGCTGGAATATGTCTTTGGGGGGACACTACAGCCTCAACCCCAGAAGATTCGTGCCGTGCTTCGCCTGAGCAGCCTCAGCCCTAGAGAGGAGGGCCTGTAG